The Streptomyces sp. NBC_00286 nucleotide sequence TCTGCGTATCCATGGGAGCCGTCGACCTTGTCCCAGGGGATGTGCAGCGCCACCGTCGGCGCGACGCCCGTATAGGCGTGCACCTGCGCCGCGTCGTCCAGCTTCTCGAAGGGATTGCGCGGCACTCCGGCCTGCGCGAACACCTTGAAGCGGGTCCCGGAATTCCCGTACGCCCATGACGGCGTCTCTACGGCCTGGGTCTTGAGAGCGGCCTTCACCGCGGCGAGCTCGGTCACTTCGGGACTCCTGTGACTTCGGGTCTGGAAGACGTCTTCTGAAGGGCTTCGGTCTGAAACGATTCAGAACGCGAAGCTATGAGTCACCCGGAGGACTGTCAAGCCCTCTTGCAGGGACTTCGTTCCGTGACTCGGTTGTGACCTCTGGCTATCGAAATTTTCGTCCGGGACCCATTGACGTGACCTGCGTGACCTGTCTAACGTCCCGGCAATCCAGTTGAAACCTTTCACGACGTCGTGAGGCCCCCGCCCCGCGTCGCTGAGGAGCCCCTCATGACCCACCCGTCCGACACGGGTCCGGCCCCCGTGCTGGCGCTCAAGGACATCTCGAAGTCCTTCGGCGCCGTACGCGCCCTGCGGGACGTGTCCCTGGAGCTGTTCCCCGGCGAGGTGCACGCCCTCGCCGGAGAGAACGGCGCGGGCAAGTCGACCCTCATCAAGGCGCTCGCCGGGGTGCACCGACCGGACGCCGGCCAGGTGCTGCTGGACGGCGAGCCCACCGTCTTCCACGGTCCGGCCGACGCCCGGGACGCGGGCATCGCCGTGATCTACCAGGAGCCCACGCTCTTCCCCGATCTGTCGATCGCCGAGAACATCTTCATGGGCCGCCAGCCCCGCCGAGCCCTCGGCCGTATCGACCACAAGGCCACGCACACCGCGACGCTGGCCCTGATGCAGCGCCTCGGTGTCGAACTCGACCCCGACCGCCCCGCACGCGGACTGTCCATCGCCGACCAGCAGATCGTCGAGATCGCCAAGGCGCTCTCCTTCGACGCCCGCGTCCTGATCATGGACGAGCCGACCGCCGCCCTCACCGGCAGCGAGGTGGCCCGTCTCTTCGGGGTCGTCCGTACCCTGCGCGAACAAGGCGCCGCGGTGCTGTTCATATCGCACCGCCTTGAGGAGATCTTCCAGATCTGCCGGCGGGTCACCACCCTGCGCGACGGCGCCCTGATCTCCAGCGAGTTGCTGGACGGCATGACCGAGGACGATCTCGTACGTCGCATGGTCGGCCGCGATCTCGAAGAGCTGTACCCCAAGCAGGAGGTGCGGGCGGGCGAAGTGGCGCTCAGCGTCCGCCGGTTGACCCGCGAGGGCGTCTTCACCGACGTCTCCTTCGACGTCCGGCGCGGCGAGATCGTCGGACTCGCCGGGCTCGTCGGAGCCGGTCGTACGGAGGTGGCGCGAGCCGTCTTCGGTGTCGACCGGTGGGACGCCGGCGAGGTCGAGATCGACGGCAAGGCGCTGACCAACGGCGCGCCGTCCACCGCCATGGCCGCCGGGCTCGCCCTCGTCCCCGAGGACCGGCGGGCCCAGGGCCTCGTGATGGACATGTCGATCGAGCGCAACATCGGGCTCACCGGGCTGCGTACGACCGTGAAGGCGGGCCTCATGGACCGCGGCGCCGAGCGCAGCCGCTCCCTCGACTGGGCCGTCAAGCTCCAGGTCAAGTACGCCCGCATCGCCGACACCGTCAACACGCTGTCCGGCGGCAACCAGCAGAAGGTCGTCCTCGCCAAGTGGCTCGCCACCGGCCCGAAGGTACTGATCGTCGATGAGCCGACGCGCGGCATCGACGTCGGTACGAAGGCCGAAGTGCACCGGCTGCTCAGCGAGTTGGCCGCCGACGGGGTCGCCGTCCTGATGATCTCCTCCGACCTGCCCGAAATTCTCGGCATGGCCGACCGCGTGCTCGTGATGCACGAGGGCCGGATCACCGCCGAGATCCCCCGCACCGAAGCCACCGAGGAAACCGTGATGGCCGCAGCCACGGGGAGGGCCGCCGCATGACGGTGACCGCACCCCCCGCGCCCCCCGCCGAAGTGGAGAAGTCGAGCGGTACGCGACTTGTCGACCGGGTCTTCAAGATGCGCGAACTCGCCATCCTGGTCGTCTTCCTGGTGATGATCGCCGTCACCCAGGCGGGCAACAGCGAGTTCCTGTCCGAGCAGGGCATCAAGGACCTGCTGCTGAACGCGACGATCCTGATGCTGGTGGCCACCGGCCAGTCCCTGGTCGTGATCACCCGGAACGTCGACCTGTCGGTCGGCTCGACCCTCGGCATCAGCGCCTTCGCCGCCGGTACGTACCTCCAGGGCGGCGGCAACTCCGTCGTGGCCATCTTCCTGGCCGTCCTGCTCGGTGTCGGCATCGGGCTGCTGAACGGACTGCTCGTCAGCCTCGGCCAGGTGCCCGCCCTCGTCGTCACCCTCGGCACGCTCTACATCATCCGCGGCATCGACTCGATCTGGGTCGGCTCACGGCAGATCACGGCGGCCGACCTCCCCGACGGATTCGCGGACTTCGGCTCCGGCGGAATCTGGGCGGTGCCCTATCTCGCCCTGATCGCGCTGGCCGTACTGATCGCCACCGCCTACTACCTCAAGCACTTCGGCAGCGGACGCGAGCTGTACGCGCTCGGCTCCAACCCGGAGGCCGCCCGGCTGGCCGGCATCCAGGTACGCAAGCGGATCCTGGTCGCGTACACCTTCTGCGGAGCCCTCACGGGTCTCGCCGGCGCGCTGTACCTGGCCCGGTTCGGCAATGTCGACTCCGGCACCGGCACCGGCTACGAACTCACCGTCGTCAGCGCGGTGGTGGTCGGTGGCGTCGTCTTCACCGGTGGCTCCGGCAGCGTCTACGGGGCTGCTCTTGGCGCCCTGCTCCTTACCTCCATCAACAGCGTGCTGCCAGCCCTCGGCGTCAGCTCCGTCTGGGTGCTCGCCATCAACGGCATCCTGCTCATCCTCGCCATCGCGGTCGACCGCATCGTCGCCCTGCGCGTGGCGTCCGCCCTGAAGAAGAGGAACGCCCGCCATGGCTGACTCGCTGCTCGGGCGCGCCGTCCGCTGGGACACGGTTGTCGGCGCCCTCCTCATCGTCGTACTGCTGCTGTCCTTCACCACCGTCGACGGCTTCGGCAACGCCCTCAACCTGTCGTTCCTGATCGGCAACACCCTGCCGATCGCGCTGATCGCCCTGCCGATGACACTGCTCGTGGTGTCCGGCGAGATCGACCTCTCGGTCGCCTCCACGGCCGGTCTGTCCGGTGCCGTGATGGGGGCGCTGTGGAACCAGGGCATGACCATCGAGACGATCATCCCGATCTGCCTGCTGCTCGGCGTGGTCTGCGGGCTGATCAACGGCCTGCTGGTGACCCGCCTCGGGCTGCCCTCCCTCGCCGTCACCATCGGCACCCTCGCCGCCTACCGGGGCATCGCACAGATCGTGCTCGGCTCGGACGCGGTGACCGACTTCCCCACCCAGTACCTGGACTTCGCGTCCGGACGCATCGGGGACACCTTCATCCCGTACGCCTTCTTCCCCTTCCTCGTGCTGCTCGCGATCGCCGTGGTCGCGTTGCATGCCACCCCGTTCGGGCGCTCGCTCTTCGCGATCGGCGCGAACGAGGAGGCCGCACGGTTCGCAGGCCTCCGTGTGAGGCGGCAGAAACTGATCCTGTTCACCCTGACCGGCCTGATG carries:
- a CDS encoding sugar ABC transporter ATP-binding protein, encoding MTHPSDTGPAPVLALKDISKSFGAVRALRDVSLELFPGEVHALAGENGAGKSTLIKALAGVHRPDAGQVLLDGEPTVFHGPADARDAGIAVIYQEPTLFPDLSIAENIFMGRQPRRALGRIDHKATHTATLALMQRLGVELDPDRPARGLSIADQQIVEIAKALSFDARVLIMDEPTAALTGSEVARLFGVVRTLREQGAAVLFISHRLEEIFQICRRVTTLRDGALISSELLDGMTEDDLVRRMVGRDLEELYPKQEVRAGEVALSVRRLTREGVFTDVSFDVRRGEIVGLAGLVGAGRTEVARAVFGVDRWDAGEVEIDGKALTNGAPSTAMAAGLALVPEDRRAQGLVMDMSIERNIGLTGLRTTVKAGLMDRGAERSRSLDWAVKLQVKYARIADTVNTLSGGNQQKVVLAKWLATGPKVLIVDEPTRGIDVGTKAEVHRLLSELAADGVAVLMISSDLPEILGMADRVLVMHEGRITAEIPRTEATEETVMAAATGRAAA
- a CDS encoding ABC transporter permease, which translates into the protein MTVTAPPAPPAEVEKSSGTRLVDRVFKMRELAILVVFLVMIAVTQAGNSEFLSEQGIKDLLLNATILMLVATGQSLVVITRNVDLSVGSTLGISAFAAGTYLQGGGNSVVAIFLAVLLGVGIGLLNGLLVSLGQVPALVVTLGTLYIIRGIDSIWVGSRQITAADLPDGFADFGSGGIWAVPYLALIALAVLIATAYYLKHFGSGRELYALGSNPEAARLAGIQVRKRILVAYTFCGALTGLAGALYLARFGNVDSGTGTGYELTVVSAVVVGGVVFTGGSGSVYGAALGALLLTSINSVLPALGVSSVWVLAINGILLILAIAVDRIVALRVASALKKRNARHG
- a CDS encoding ABC transporter permease; protein product: MADSLLGRAVRWDTVVGALLIVVLLLSFTTVDGFGNALNLSFLIGNTLPIALIALPMTLLVVSGEIDLSVASTAGLSGAVMGALWNQGMTIETIIPICLLLGVVCGLINGLLVTRLGLPSLAVTIGTLAAYRGIAQIVLGSDAVTDFPTQYLDFASGRIGDTFIPYAFFPFLVLLAIAVVALHATPFGRSLFAIGANEEAARFAGLRVRRQKLILFTLTGLMASLTGIFWALHYASARYDNATGLELSVVAAVLLGGIDFDGGKGTLGGAIAGVFLLGALQNVMSIQDVSAQSQIVVTGVLLVVSVLGPRVARQISIARAGRKAASAPVSKAPTPT